GACGGCGGCGGAGATCAGGGCGGTTCTACGTTCCTCAAGAAGTGAAACGGCGAGTTCTGTCTCTTGAATCAGCGCTGCGTAGCGATTGGATATCTCTGCAATATGAACGGTAATGGACACCTGCTCGGCCAGAGGAGGAATCGGAACAACGAAGCTCCTGATCTGCCCAGGGCTAATGTGCGGCACACTGACGCCTGTCGTTTCCGGTACAAAGTGAGCGACAAACATCGAAGACGCAAAAAGCGTCTCAAGGTAGTCAATATGAAGTTCGTCACGACATCTGACCGATGCGACCCGCTGAAGCAGAAGAGATGGCAAGTCTTTGGCTCTAACCCTTGCTACTCGGACGCCCTCCGCGATGTGGGGACGATCCATGCCAATAACAAGCTCTCCGCCAAGGAGTTCATACTCGTCGAGCCCATCTTCAGACTGCCTCTCCCAGTGGACCACATCATCCCATCGTAAGGCTCCAACGCCAATATTCACCCCTCGCAACAATTTATGGTGCGAAGGATTCTCAGAGAATCCGCCCGAAGGAAAAGCGAACCCAGAAAGGATCGATACGTAATATCCACACTTACCAACGCGCCAGTGCGACGGAACCTCGCCCAACCACTCGACGCCCGAGGGTTTCATAGGTGCGTCAGGGTTCAGCCCCTTAGTTGCGGCGTGGGAGATGACGGCTTCGCGCTTTTCCTTTAGCAGTTCGATCAGTCGTTGCTGTTCGGTAA
The sequence above is drawn from the Corallococcus sp. NCRR genome and encodes:
- a CDS encoding restriction endonuclease subunit S codes for the protein MSFPRYPEYKDSGVEWLGAVPAHWDVSPLKYLARVGNGSTPNREQLAYWADGTYPWLNSSAVNQEVIKESDQFVTELALNDCHLPKITPPAVLIGITGQGRTRGMAALLTIEATISQHVAYVSPDAHKASVEWIRRIFDANYRLLRDESDGGGSTKGAITCEQISTLKIPIPSMEEQISITAFLARETEKLDELVTEQQRLIELLKEKREAVISHAATKGLNPDAPMKPSGVEWLGEVPSHWRVGKCGYYVSILSGFAFPSGGFSENPSHHKLLRGVNIGVGALRWDDVVHWERQSEDGLDEYELLGGELVIGMDRPHIAEGVRVARVRAKDLPSLLLQRVASVRCRDELHIDYLETLFASSMFVAHFVPETTGVSVPHISPGQIRSFVVPIPPLAEQVSITVHIAEISNRYAALIQETELAVSLLEERRTALISAAVTGQIDVRAIAGKAAA